In Marasmius oreades isolate 03SP1 chromosome 1, whole genome shotgun sequence, one DNA window encodes the following:
- a CDS encoding uncharacterized protein (MEROPS:MER0004311) produces the protein MARKWFSTGTSQVQSPRDNPKAAAIPLITSADAKKFGLENFGNTCYANSVIQALYFCSPFRNLLLQYLDPSAPQVSVEQLTNGNLVPPSPICAPRKPERKASISGAPGSTIPPNTTPSNAVISIPSSPPSLFSALRSLFVYISTHPSDKGTVAPRAFIDKLKDLNESFRSTMHQDAHEFFNYLLNQVVEEIQADGQQNSSSSVEDLANSIATLASKGAPTTASGNSGTPPEIATLVHKLFEGTLSSETRCLTCETVSSRDESFLDLSIDIEQNSSVTACLRQFSASEMLCHKNKFFCDSCCDLQEAERRMKIKKLPNVLALHLKRFKYQEDVKKYIKLAYRVAFPLQLRLFNTVDDTDDADRLYNLFAIVIHIGSGPHHGHYISIIKTLGSWLVFDDDHVHPISESDIPKYYGENNAGSAYVLYYEAADIDPPALGIRTPPVALSTTSVYPTSEAIPTVPSPQAPTPVLPPGLTEEGDSSDLSDPSFPITPSQSNSPLLPPEYENSPPPKVDEPVTQPTTSDIPNHPSGRGRPPFSPVRRRSSIRPTTAGDLESERSDPDILTDLVPTLHAGDGRSESSAPSTSGHEDGLTSSTPPLIPPENKEKEKEKEKSPHRKTSGWFRRRSLRVERPSTGHGPELIPASPNLKHADEQSPAQTSSTSSSNGSSSTWYKHNQTTQENKTRKDGTGLFRSPRPKSSAGGLTVRPPRDRHSLHEHSDTLPSATSSTGSTQSMSSGLFSTHHNQILDLPPPRKSSLANIPPIATSSLPPTLPPSPQTPTSKSSRSPERKLSFPHLTNKRTHRKTSIDHPRPSTAPGIPAEGLLSQSRPLPPLPPLPPPDVVAASPILNGNAHPWFATKEDSTPRPLTSVPRIMTSDFPVASPGLHTFAGQNSSGSTASSSSSSAAANFKRATRKLSISSPILGSFGFGKKEKERKEKERSQAPTSFPFQIA, from the exons ATGGCCAGGAAATGGTTCTCTACTGGGACTTCGCAGGTCCAGTCACCGAGGGACAATCCCAAAGCTGCAGCTATACCTCTAATAACATCTGCAGATGCGAAGAAATTTGGCCTAGAGAAT TTTGGGAATACCTG CTATGCCAACTCTGTCATACAAGCACTATATTTCTGTTCACCGTTCAGAAACTTATTATTACAATACTTGGATCCTTCAGCACCTCAAGTCAGCGTCGAGCAACTCACCAACGGCAATCTAGTACCGCCGTCACCAATATGCGCCCCGCGAAAGCCCGAACGAAAGGCTTCTATCTCAGGCGCTCCAGGAAGCACAATACCCCCCAATACGACCCCAAGCAATGCAGTAATATCGATACCGTCCTCACCACCCTCCCTATTCTCCGCACTCCGTTCTCTGTTCGTATACATATCAACTCATCCCTCCGACAAGGGTACAGTCGCACCCCGTGCTTTCATCGACAAACTCAAGGATTTGAACGAATCATTTCGTTCGACTATGCATCAGGATGCCCATGAATTCTTCAACTATCTTCTCAACCAGGTTGTGGAGGAAATACAGGCAGACGGACAGCAGAATAGTTCCTCGTCCGTagaagatt TGGCTAACTCCATCGCTACACTCGCATCGAAAGGAGCTCCAACTACCGCCAGTGGAAATTCGGGTACACCGCCCGAGATTGCCACACTAGTCCATAAACTGTTCGAAGGTACACTGTCGAGCGAAACCCGATGCCTCACTTGTGAAACT GTTTCGTCCCGGGACGAGTCGTTTCTCGACCTCTCGATCGACATCGAGCAAAATTCTAGTGTTACTGCGTGCCTACGCCAATTTAGTGCCAGCGAAATGCTGTGCCACAAGAATAAATTCTTCTGTGACTCTTGCTGTGACTTGCAAGAAGCCGAAAGACG GATGAAGATAAAAAAGCTACCAAACGTTCTTGCTCTTCATCTCAAACGGTTCAAGTACCAGGAGGATGTCAAGAAATACATCAAACTCGCGTACCGGGTTGCATTCCCCCTTCAGTTGCGGCTTTTCAATACGGTAGATGATACCGATGACGCAGATAGATTGTACAACCTCTTCGCCATCGTTATACATATAGGAAG TGGCCCTCACCACGGACACTATATTTCCATCATCAAAACTCTTGGTTCCTGGCTTGTGTTCGATGATGACCACGTGCACCCTATTTCAGAAAGCGATATCCCAAAATACTACGGCGAAAACAATGCGGGATCTGCGTACGTACTTTACTACGAAGCCGCAGATATCGATCCTCCGGCATTGGGTATACGTACTCCTCCCGTTGCTTTGTCTACTACTTCCGTATATCCCACCTCGGAGGCGATACCTACCGTCCCGTCACCCCAGGCACCCACACCTGTGCTACCTCCGGGCCTTACGGAAGAAGGCGACTCATCCGACCTTAGTGACCCTTCGTTCCCAATAACGCCATCCCAATCTAACTCTCCACTACTACCGCCAGAATATGAGAACTCACCACCTCCCAAGGTTGATGAACCTGTGACTCAACCTACGACTTCCGACATCCCGAACCATCCAAGTGGGCGCGGTAGACCACCCTTTTCGCCAGTGCGAAGGAGATCATCCATTCGACCAACGACAGCAGGCGATCTGGAGTCGGAACGCTCCGATCCCGACATATTGACCGATTTAGTCCCAACGTTGCACGCTGGAGATGGTCGAAGTGAGTCATCGGCACCCAGTACAAGCGGTCATGAGGATGGATTGACCTCATCGACGCCACCCCTGATACCACCGGAGaacaaggagaaggagaaggagaaagagaaatcGCCGCACAGGAAGACTAGTGGATGGTTTAGACGCAGGAGTCTTCGAGTAGAGCGCCCAAGTACTGGTCATGGGCCCGAGTTGATTCCAGCTTCACCAAACCTGAAACACGCGGATGAACAGTCACCAGCTCAAACATCCTCCACGTCGTCGTCGAATGGGTCATCCTCAACATGGTATAAACACAATCAAACGACCCAGGAGAACAAGACGCGTAAAGACGGTACAGGGCTTTTCCGTAGTCCACGCCCGAAATCGAGCGCCGGTGGACTCACTGTCAGGCCTCCCAGAGACCGGCATTCACTTCATGAACATTCTGACACCCTTCCTTCAGCGACATCTTCCACAGGGTCTACTCAATCTATGTCCTCTGGTCTATTTTCAACGCATCATAATCAAATATTGGATCTCCCGCCCCCCAGAAAGTCGTCATTGGCTAATATCCCGCCCATCGCAACGTCTTCCTTACCGCCCACCTTACCCCCATCACCACAAACGCCGACATCCAAATCATCAAGATCTCCGGAGCGCAAACTATCTTTCCCTCATTTAACCAATAAAAGGACACATCGGAAAACATCCATTGACCATCCTCGCCCTTCAACCGCTCCCGGTATACCGGCAGAGGGTTTGTTATCGCAGTCCAGACCATTACCTCCACTTCCGCCGCTACCGCCACCCGATGTAGTCGCTGCAAGTCCCATTCTCAACGGCAATGCACACCCGTGGTTCGCCACGAAGGAAGATAGCACCCCTCGACCTCTCACTTCGGTGCCTAGAATAATGACCTCCGACTTTCCCGTAGCCTCACCTGGATTGCACACATTTGCAGGTCAAAACAGTTCAGGGAGCACTGCGAGTAGCAGTAGTAGTAGCGCAGCAGCTAATTTTAAGCGTGCCACCCGGAAGCTGAGTATATCGTCTCCGATACTTGGCAGTTTTGGGTttgggaagaaggagaaggaaagaaaggaaaaggagagaTCACAGGCACCGACATCTTTCCCATTTCAAATCGCATAA